Proteins from a single region of Pseudomonas phenolilytica:
- a CDS encoding NAD(P)-dependent alcohol dehydrogenase: MIDAQGYAAQNANSPLAPYRFQRRSPGEHDVEIEILFCGVCHSDLHTARNEWNNTLYPSVPGHEIVGRVSAVGSAVSTFKVGDLAGVGCLVDSCRNCPSCGEGLEQYCENGFVGTYNGPAFGGGENTLGGYSDRIVVDEKYVLRIRHTDNLAAVAPLLCAGITTYSPLRQWKVGPGQKVGVVGLGGLGHMAVKIANAMGAKVVLFTTSPDKKDDALRLGASEVVVSKNKDEMAAHANSFDFILNTVAAPHNLDAFVNLLKRDATMTLVGAPASPHPSPSVFGLIFKRRRIAGSLIGGIAETQEMLDFCAEHGIVADIEMIRMQDINQAYERMLKSDVKYRFVIDMSTLTAA; encoded by the coding sequence ATGATCGATGCACAGGGCTATGCCGCCCAGAACGCTAACAGCCCGCTCGCACCTTACCGCTTCCAGCGCCGCTCGCCGGGCGAACACGATGTCGAGATCGAGATCCTGTTCTGCGGCGTGTGCCACTCCGACCTGCACACCGCGCGCAACGAATGGAACAACACGCTCTATCCCTCCGTGCCCGGGCACGAGATCGTCGGCCGCGTCAGTGCTGTCGGCTCGGCGGTGAGCACCTTCAAGGTCGGCGACCTCGCCGGGGTCGGCTGCCTGGTCGACAGCTGCCGCAACTGCCCCTCCTGCGGCGAAGGATTGGAGCAGTACTGCGAAAACGGCTTTGTTGGTACCTACAACGGTCCGGCGTTCGGCGGCGGCGAGAACACCTTGGGCGGCTATTCGGACCGTATCGTAGTGGATGAGAAATACGTGCTGCGCATCCGCCACACCGACAACCTGGCCGCCGTCGCGCCGCTGCTGTGCGCCGGTATCACCACCTACTCGCCGCTTCGCCAATGGAAAGTCGGCCCGGGACAGAAGGTCGGCGTGGTCGGCCTCGGCGGGCTCGGTCACATGGCGGTGAAGATCGCCAACGCCATGGGCGCGAAGGTGGTGCTGTTCACCACCTCGCCGGACAAGAAGGACGATGCCCTGCGCCTGGGCGCCTCGGAAGTGGTGGTGTCGAAGAACAAGGACGAGATGGCCGCACACGCCAACAGCTTCGACTTCATTCTCAACACCGTCGCCGCGCCGCATAACCTCGATGCCTTCGTCAACCTGCTCAAACGCGACGCCACCATGACACTGGTTGGCGCGCCGGCCTCGCCACATCCTTCACCCAGCGTGTTCGGGCTGATCTTCAAGCGTCGGCGCATCGCCGGCTCGCTCATCGGCGGCATCGCCGAGACGCAGGAAATGCTGGATTTCTGCGCCGAGCACGGCATCGTCGCGGATATCGAGATGATCCGCATGCAGGACATTAACCAGGCCTACGAGCGCATGCTCAAGAGCGATGTGAAGTACCGCTTCGTGATCGACATGTCGACACTCACCGCAGCCTGA
- the leuA gene encoding 2-isopropylmalate synthase: MTMLKNPSTKYRAFPTLAMPDRTWPSKTITQAPIWLSSDLRDGNQSLIEPMDAAKKMRFFKTLVAVGLKEIEVGFPSASQTDFDFVRELIEGGHIPDDVTIQVLTQAREDLITRTFESLKGAKQAIVHYYNATAPSFRRIVFNQDKAGVIQIAVNAGRIIKRLAEQNPETAWRFEYSPEIFSSTEPEFAVEVCNAVVEVFQPTPANKLILNLPATVEAATPNVYADQIEHFCRNIARRDSVLVSLHTHNDRGTGVAATELGLMAGADRVEGCLFGNGERTGNVDLVTVALNLYTQGVDPQLDFSDIDVVRKVVEECNQLPVHPRHPYVGDLVHTAFSGSHQDAIRKGFSQQDPNGIWEVPYLPIDPADIGRSYEAVIRVNSQSGKGGITFLLEQEYGISLPRRMQIEFSQVVQKETDRLGLEMSAKQIYALLEAEYLQATAPYALKGHRLQEENGTSALDVEVLADNQSQHWRGIGKGPLEALVAALPVKLEIMDYHEHAIGAGSNARAAAYIEVRLDGERPLHGIGIDENITTASIRALFSALNRALREAGTKAA, from the coding sequence ATGACCATGCTCAAGAATCCGTCGACGAAATATCGCGCCTTTCCGACCCTCGCCATGCCGGACCGCACCTGGCCGTCGAAGACCATTACCCAGGCACCGATCTGGCTGAGCTCCGATCTGCGCGATGGCAACCAGTCGCTGATCGAGCCGATGGACGCGGCGAAGAAGATGCGTTTCTTCAAGACGCTGGTCGCGGTAGGCCTCAAGGAAATCGAGGTGGGCTTCCCCTCCGCCTCGCAGACTGATTTCGACTTCGTGCGCGAGCTGATCGAGGGCGGTCATATTCCCGACGACGTGACCATCCAGGTGCTGACGCAGGCCCGCGAAGACCTGATTACCCGCACATTCGAGTCGCTCAAGGGCGCCAAGCAGGCCATCGTTCACTACTACAACGCCACCGCGCCGAGCTTCCGCCGCATCGTCTTCAACCAGGACAAGGCCGGGGTGATCCAAATCGCCGTGAACGCCGGCCGCATCATCAAGCGCCTCGCCGAGCAGAACCCCGAGACCGCCTGGCGCTTCGAGTATTCGCCGGAGATCTTCAGCTCCACCGAGCCGGAGTTCGCCGTCGAGGTGTGCAACGCGGTGGTCGAGGTGTTCCAGCCGACCCCGGCGAACAAGCTCATTCTCAACCTGCCGGCCACGGTCGAGGCGGCCACGCCCAACGTCTATGCCGATCAGATCGAGCACTTCTGTCGAAACATCGCGCGTCGCGACAGCGTACTGGTCAGCCTGCACACCCACAACGACCGCGGTACCGGCGTGGCGGCGACCGAGCTGGGCCTTATGGCCGGCGCCGACCGGGTCGAAGGCTGCCTGTTCGGTAACGGCGAGCGCACCGGCAACGTCGACCTCGTCACCGTGGCGCTGAACCTCTACACCCAGGGCGTCGATCCGCAGCTGGACTTCTCCGACATCGATGTCGTGCGCAAGGTGGTCGAGGAATGCAACCAGCTGCCGGTACACCCGCGCCATCCCTACGTCGGCGATCTGGTCCACACCGCGTTTTCCGGCTCCCACCAGGACGCGATCCGCAAGGGCTTCTCCCAACAGGACCCAAACGGCATCTGGGAAGTACCTTACCTGCCGATCGACCCGGCCGACATCGGCCGCAGTTACGAGGCGGTAATTCGCGTCAACAGCCAGTCCGGCAAGGGTGGCATCACCTTCCTGCTCGAGCAGGAATACGGCATCAGCCTGCCGCGGCGCATGCAGATCGAGTTCAGCCAGGTGGTGCAGAAGGAAACCGATCGCCTGGGTCTGGAAATGAGCGCCAAGCAGATCTATGCGCTGCTGGAAGCCGAGTATCTGCAGGCAACCGCGCCGTACGCACTCAAGGGCCACCGGCTGCAAGAGGAGAACGGTACCAGCGCGCTGGATGTCGAAGTGCTCGCCGATAACCAGTCGCAGCACTGGCGCGGCATTGGCAAGGGCCCGCTGGAGGCGCTGGTCGCCGCCTTGCCAGTCAAGCTGGAGATCATGGACTACCACGAGCACGCCATCGGCGCCGGCAGCAACGCCAGGGCCGCGGCCTACATCGAGGTGCGCCTGGATGGCGAGCGCCCGCTGCATGGCATCGGTATCGACGAAAACATCACCACGGCGAGCATCCGCGCGCTGTTCAGCGCCCTGAACCGCGCCTTGCGTGAAGCCGGGACGAAGGCGGCCTGA
- a CDS encoding endonuclease, giving the protein MRRFSLLLLLVFCGAAAHADAPRTFREAKKLAWRIHAERPVDFYCGCRYRGNRIDLASCGYIPRKQPQRAARVEWEHIVPAWVIGHQRRCWQQGGRKHCAANDPVFSRAEADLHNLVPVVGEVNGDRSNFGFGMLPARPGQYGACPMVVDFKQRTAMPPERSRGAIARTYLYMSERYQLRLSRQDRRLYELWDRRYPVSEWERWRNQRVACAQGNANRHVGTVNLQRCTGDFASR; this is encoded by the coding sequence ATGCGCCGCTTCAGTCTTCTGCTGCTCCTTGTTTTCTGCGGTGCCGCCGCCCATGCCGACGCTCCGCGCACCTTTCGCGAAGCGAAAAAGCTAGCCTGGCGAATCCACGCCGAGCGCCCGGTGGATTTCTACTGCGGCTGCCGCTACCGCGGCAATCGCATCGACCTGGCCAGCTGCGGCTATATACCGCGCAAACAGCCACAGCGCGCCGCTCGTGTGGAATGGGAGCACATCGTCCCCGCCTGGGTGATTGGCCATCAGCGGCGCTGCTGGCAGCAGGGCGGACGCAAGCATTGCGCTGCCAACGACCCGGTATTCAGCCGAGCCGAGGCGGACCTGCACAACCTGGTTCCGGTGGTTGGCGAGGTCAACGGCGACCGCAGCAATTTCGGTTTCGGCATGCTTCCCGCCCGGCCTGGGCAGTACGGCGCATGCCCAATGGTGGTGGATTTCAAGCAGCGCACGGCGATGCCGCCCGAACGCAGTCGCGGCGCTATTGCCCGCACCTACCTGTACATGAGCGAGCGTTACCAGCTCCGCCTGTCCCGCCAGGACCGGCGGCTCTACGAGCTGTGGGATCGCCGCTACCCAGTCAGTGAATGGGAACGCTGGCGCAACCAACGCGTCGCCTGCGCGCAGGGCAATGCCAACCGGCATGTCGGGACCGTCAATCTGCAGCGCTGCACCGGCGACTTCGCCAGTCGCTGA
- a CDS encoding DUF2238 domain-containing protein, whose product MQNNTLYVTLGLIVLLALILSGIQPYDRATWLLEVSPVLLAAPVLLATHHRFPLSRLLYILVAFHALVLILGGAYTYARVPLGFWVQELFDLQRNPYDKLGHFMQGLVPMLLTREILLRQRYLTPGAMLNFLAICVALAISAFYELIEWWVALIAGGGATDFLGTQGDPWDTQSDMLLALLGASAVLLGIDRLQDRQIAVLETHNKPEG is encoded by the coding sequence ATGCAGAACAACACGCTCTACGTCACCCTCGGTCTGATCGTGCTGCTGGCGCTCATCCTGTCCGGCATCCAACCTTATGACCGAGCGACCTGGCTGCTGGAAGTCAGTCCGGTGCTGCTCGCCGCCCCCGTGCTGTTGGCGACCCATCATCGCTTCCCGCTCAGTCGCCTGCTCTACATTCTGGTCGCCTTCCATGCGCTGGTCCTGATCCTCGGCGGCGCCTACACCTACGCACGGGTTCCGCTCGGCTTCTGGGTCCAGGAGCTGTTCGATCTACAGCGCAATCCCTACGACAAACTTGGCCATTTCATGCAGGGGCTGGTGCCGATGCTGCTGACCCGCGAAATCCTGCTGCGGCAGCGCTACCTGACGCCTGGGGCGATGCTGAATTTCCTGGCGATCTGCGTGGCGCTGGCGATCAGTGCGTTCTACGAGTTGATCGAGTGGTGGGTAGCGTTGATCGCCGGTGGTGGTGCCACCGATTTCCTCGGTACCCAAGGCGATCCCTGGGACACGCAGTCGGACATGCTGCTGGCCTTGCTCGGCGCCAGCGCGGTGCTGCTCGGCATCGATCGTCTGCAGGACCGGCAGATCGCGGTGCTCGAGACGCATAACAAGCCCGAGGGCTGA
- a CDS encoding DUF2946 domain-containing protein — MSIWLGLFAMLMIHVGPLYSALQVSPPEPAVMGEHHHAAHEHAEEGAPAKAVAHHRALASDGPAWLTALELCGYCELLTLNPPLSLSVDLALPLHRPAYFHALPQAPLLSAERRSSGHPRAPPYLPS; from the coding sequence TTGAGTATTTGGCTTGGCCTGTTTGCCATGCTGATGATTCATGTCGGCCCGCTGTATTCCGCGCTCCAGGTATCACCGCCGGAACCGGCGGTCATGGGCGAGCATCACCACGCGGCGCATGAGCACGCCGAGGAGGGCGCGCCGGCCAAGGCGGTCGCGCACCATCGAGCGCTTGCCAGTGACGGTCCGGCCTGGCTGACGGCCTTGGAGCTGTGTGGCTACTGCGAACTGCTCACGCTCAATCCGCCGCTGAGCCTGTCCGTCGACCTGGCGCTGCCGCTGCATCGTCCTGCCTATTTCCACGCCCTGCCGCAGGCGCCGCTGCTGTCTGCCGAGCGCCGCAGCAGCGGCCATCCGCGTGCCCCGCCATATCTGCCGAGTTGA
- a CDS encoding pyridoxal phosphate-dependent aminotransferase — translation MITSKLPNVGTTIFTTMSQLAAEAGALNLSQGFPDFDGPPALREALARHVMAGHNQYAPMTGLPALREQVATKVRSLYGRNACADREITISPGATQAIFCAIQAVVRAGDEVIVFDPCYDSYEPAVQLAGGVCVHQPLTLPDFRIDWQRLADALTSRTRMIVLNTPHNPSGALIESSELARLAELIRGRDIYLLSDEVYEHLVFDGREHASVLRHDELYQRAFVVSSFGKTYHVTGWKTGYVVAPPALTDELRKVHQYVSFTAVTPLQWALADFMAKHPEHVIELPAFYQAKRDLFCDLLTGSRLRFERAAGTYFQLVDYSAIRPDLDDVAMAQWLTREHGVASIPISVFYQRPPQGLRLVRFCFAKREETLRQAAERLCAI, via the coding sequence ATGATTACCAGCAAACTGCCGAACGTCGGCACCACCATCTTTACCACCATGTCGCAGCTCGCGGCCGAAGCCGGGGCGCTCAACCTGTCGCAGGGCTTCCCGGATTTCGACGGTCCGCCGGCACTGCGCGAAGCGCTGGCGCGGCACGTCATGGCCGGGCACAACCAGTACGCGCCAATGACCGGCCTGCCGGCCTTGCGCGAGCAGGTGGCGACCAAAGTGCGTTCGCTCTACGGTCGAAACGCCTGCGCCGACCGCGAGATCACCATCAGTCCCGGGGCCACCCAGGCGATCTTCTGCGCGATCCAGGCGGTGGTTCGTGCCGGCGACGAAGTCATCGTGTTCGATCCCTGCTACGACAGCTACGAGCCTGCCGTGCAGCTGGCCGGCGGTGTGTGCGTCCACCAGCCCCTGACCCTGCCGGATTTCCGGATCGACTGGCAGCGCCTTGCCGATGCGCTCACGTCGCGCACCCGGATGATCGTGCTGAATACCCCGCACAATCCCAGCGGCGCGCTGATCGAAAGTAGCGAACTGGCTCGCCTCGCCGAGCTGATTCGCGGGCGTGACATCTACCTGCTTAGTGATGAGGTTTACGAGCATCTGGTGTTCGATGGTCGTGAGCACGCCAGCGTGCTGCGCCATGACGAACTGTATCAGCGTGCCTTCGTTGTGAGTTCGTTCGGCAAGACCTACCACGTTACCGGCTGGAAGACCGGCTACGTGGTCGCACCGCCGGCGCTGACGGACGAGTTACGCAAGGTGCACCAGTACGTCAGCTTCACTGCGGTGACGCCGTTGCAGTGGGCGCTGGCCGATTTCATGGCCAAGCACCCCGAGCACGTCATCGAGCTGCCGGCGTTCTATCAAGCCAAGCGTGATCTGTTCTGCGATCTGCTGACCGGCTCGCGCCTGCGTTTCGAACGGGCCGCGGGTACCTATTTTCAGCTGGTCGACTATTCGGCCATTCGCCCGGATCTCGACGATGTGGCGATGGCCCAGTGGCTGACCCGCGAGCACGGGGTGGCCAGCATTCCGATTTCGGTCTTCTACCAGCGGCCGCCGCAGGGGCTGCGGCTGGTGCGCTTCTGCTTTGCCAAACGAGAGGAGACGCTGCGTCAGGCGGCGGAACGACTATGCGCGATCTGA
- a CDS encoding amidohydrolase yields MRDLNNLPDLELALVQTSLAWHDAPANRERFATMLEQARGADLVILPEMFTTGFSMEAAALAEPEEGPTYAWLREQAVRLDAVVTGSLIVEAADGSHRNRLLWARPDGQILHYDKRHLFRMAGEHQHYTAGARQAVFELNGWRVRPLICYDLRFPVWSRDPHGTDLLLYTANWPAARRDAWNRLLPARAIENLCFVAAVNRIGEDGKGHAYSGDSQVLDFKGDALLDAGKRDGVLRCTLRARDLAAFRERFPAYHDGDAFELQL; encoded by the coding sequence ATGCGCGATCTGAACAACCTGCCCGATCTCGAACTGGCGCTGGTCCAGACTTCGTTGGCCTGGCACGACGCGCCGGCCAACCGTGAGCGCTTCGCCACCATGCTGGAACAGGCCCGCGGCGCCGATCTGGTCATCCTTCCGGAGATGTTCACCACCGGTTTCTCGATGGAGGCGGCGGCGCTGGCCGAGCCGGAGGAGGGGCCGACCTACGCGTGGCTGCGCGAACAGGCGGTACGGCTCGATGCGGTGGTAACCGGCAGCCTGATCGTCGAGGCCGCCGATGGCAGCCATCGCAACCGGCTACTCTGGGCGCGTCCTGACGGCCAGATACTGCATTACGACAAGCGCCACCTGTTTCGCATGGCTGGCGAACATCAGCATTACACAGCGGGGGCCCGGCAGGCGGTGTTCGAGCTGAACGGTTGGCGGGTGCGGCCGCTCATCTGTTACGACCTGCGCTTTCCGGTCTGGAGTCGCGACCCGCACGGTACCGACCTGCTGCTTTACACCGCCAACTGGCCAGCTGCCCGCCGTGATGCGTGGAACCGTCTGCTGCCGGCGCGTGCGATCGAGAATCTGTGTTTCGTCGCTGCGGTCAACCGTATCGGCGAGGACGGCAAGGGGCACGCCTATAGTGGTGACAGCCAGGTGCTGGATTTCAAGGGCGATGCCCTTCTCGATGCCGGCAAGCGCGACGGCGTTCTGCGTTGCACGTTGCGTGCGCGCGATCTGGCGGCGTTCCGTGAGCGCTTCCCGGCCTATCACGACGGCGACGCCTTCGAGCTGCAGCTCTGA
- the der gene encoding ribosome biogenesis GTPase Der, which translates to MVPVIALVGRPNVGKSTLFNRLTKSRDAIVAEYAGLTRDRQYGEAKWQGRTYIVIDTGGISGDEEGIDAKMAEQSLQAIEEADAVLFMVDSRAGLTAADQMIAEHLRKRNKRSFLVANKVDTVDPDLARAEFSPLGLGDALPIAAAHGRGISHMLDAALGIFPKDNAEEGETVENEVAEEVAQGQEAKRIPGPSEKDGIKIAIIGRPNVGKSTLVNRMLGEERVIVYDQAGTTRDSIYIPFERDGEKYTLIDTAGVRRRGKIFEAVEKFSVVKTLQAIQDANVVIFVMDAREGVVEHDLNLLGFVLETGRALVIALNKWDGMEQGEKDYVKTELERRLFFVDFADIHFISAKHGTGVGHLYKSVQASFTSAVTRWPTSRLTQILEDAVREHQPPMVAGRRIKLRYAHLGGANPPLIVIHGNQVDAVPKSYSRYLENTYRRVLKLVGTPIRIEYKGGENPYEGKKNTLTDRQVNKKRRLMSHHKKAEKKRRDKKR; encoded by the coding sequence ATGGTTCCCGTAATAGCTCTGGTGGGGCGCCCGAACGTCGGCAAATCCACCCTGTTCAATCGGCTCACCAAGAGCCGCGACGCCATTGTCGCCGAGTACGCCGGCCTGACCCGCGATCGCCAGTATGGCGAGGCCAAATGGCAGGGGCGCACCTACATCGTGATCGACACCGGGGGCATTTCCGGTGATGAGGAAGGCATCGACGCGAAGATGGCCGAACAGTCGTTGCAGGCGATCGAGGAGGCCGATGCGGTGCTGTTCATGGTCGACTCGCGCGCGGGGCTGACTGCCGCCGACCAGATGATTGCCGAGCACCTGCGCAAGCGGAACAAGCGCAGCTTCCTGGTGGCGAACAAGGTCGATACCGTCGATCCTGATCTCGCGCGAGCCGAGTTCAGTCCGCTGGGGCTGGGCGATGCGCTGCCTATCGCGGCGGCGCACGGTCGTGGCATCAGCCACATGCTGGATGCGGCGCTGGGTATCTTCCCCAAGGACAACGCCGAAGAGGGCGAGACGGTCGAAAACGAGGTTGCCGAGGAAGTTGCGCAGGGGCAGGAGGCTAAGCGCATCCCCGGGCCTAGCGAGAAGGATGGCATCAAGATCGCTATCATCGGCCGGCCTAACGTTGGTAAGTCCACGCTGGTCAACCGCATGCTCGGCGAAGAGCGGGTCATCGTTTACGACCAGGCTGGCACAACGCGCGACAGTATCTACATTCCGTTCGAACGCGATGGCGAGAAGTACACGCTGATCGATACCGCCGGCGTGCGTCGGCGCGGCAAGATCTTCGAGGCAGTGGAGAAGTTCTCCGTAGTCAAGACACTGCAGGCGATCCAGGACGCCAACGTGGTGATCTTCGTCATGGATGCCCGTGAGGGCGTCGTCGAGCACGATCTCAACCTGCTCGGCTTCGTGCTGGAAACCGGTCGTGCGCTGGTCATCGCGCTGAACAAGTGGGATGGCATGGAGCAGGGCGAAAAGGACTACGTGAAGACCGAGCTGGAGCGCCGGTTGTTTTTCGTCGACTTCGCCGATATCCATTTCATCTCGGCCAAGCACGGCACCGGGGTCGGGCACCTGTACAAGTCGGTGCAGGCGTCGTTCACCTCGGCTGTCACTCGCTGGCCAACCAGCCGCCTGACGCAGATCCTCGAGGACGCGGTGCGCGAGCACCAGCCGCCGATGGTCGCCGGGCGCCGCATCAAGCTGCGCTATGCGCACCTGGGCGGCGCCAACCCGCCGCTGATCGTGATCCACGGCAATCAGGTCGATGCGGTGCCGAAGTCCTACTCGCGTTATCTGGAGAACACCTACCGACGCGTTCTGAAGCTGGTCGGCACGCCGATCCGCATCGAGTACAAGGGCGGTGAGAACCCGTACGAGGGCAAGAAGAACACCCTCACCGATCGCCAGGTCAACAAGAAACGCCGCTTGATGAGCCATCACAAGAAGGCCGAGAAGAAGCGTCGCGACAAGAAGCGCTAG
- a CDS encoding TonB-dependent copper receptor: MSSNTIGCAARSRLSVDFSFHPSRRRWQLAHATLLSLLSGAALAAEPMDHSHHTEAADSVELAPMVITGVAQQSPLTVVTDPKIPRQPVPASDAGDYLKTIPGFSAVRNGGVNGDPVFRGMFGSRLKLLSNGGEMLGACPNRMDSPSSYISPDTFDKLTVIKGPQSVLWGPGASAATILFEREPEQFSEPDYRINASLLTGSNGRFDRNIDAAAGSEQGYARLMANSSQADDYEDGNGDTVPSRYDKWNTDVALGWTPDADTLVELTAGRGDGYARYAGRGMDGSQFQRESLGLRFKKTDIGETFYGLEAQVYYNYADHIMDNFSLRSPGGMMPNPTLSRVDRRTVGGRLVGTWQWTDVELKAGVDAQRSEHRKVMDPTKAVNQMVLAAGSGALPWVPDAMLHSYGLFGELTWDITDTQKVVSGVRVDLHEAEDQREFFNSHDPSSMPMVKRDWANPTAGETRRDTLYSGFVRYEEELTSLPATWYAGLGHAQRFPDYWELFVSNPGPVGTVQPFDSVRPEKTTQLDVGLQYAKGPLEAWVSAYAGVVEDYILFSYVPGVMPGMMRADVSNIDATIAGAEAGASYRFTSNWKGDASLAYAWGKNRSDDRAMPQIPPLEGRLGLTYERDNWSTSGLWRVVASQGRVAENQGTVVGKDFDESSGFGVLAVNGAYRLNKNFKFSTGIDNLLDKNYSEHLNLAGSAGFADYGLDPTTRVNEPGRTYWARVDMSF; encoded by the coding sequence ATGTCCAGTAACACTATTGGCTGTGCGGCGCGCTCGCGCCTGTCTGTTGATTTTTCGTTTCATCCATCGCGCCGCCGCTGGCAACTGGCGCACGCCACATTGCTAAGCCTGCTCAGCGGTGCCGCACTGGCCGCCGAACCGATGGATCACTCGCACCACACCGAGGCGGCCGACTCGGTCGAGCTGGCGCCGATGGTCATCACTGGCGTCGCCCAGCAGTCGCCGCTGACCGTGGTCACCGATCCGAAGATTCCGCGCCAGCCGGTTCCGGCCAGCGACGCCGGCGATTATCTCAAGACCATCCCGGGCTTTTCTGCGGTGCGTAATGGCGGGGTGAACGGCGATCCGGTGTTTCGCGGCATGTTCGGCTCGCGGCTGAAACTGCTGAGCAACGGCGGGGAGATGTTGGGTGCATGCCCGAATCGCATGGACTCGCCGAGTTCGTACATCAGTCCGGATACCTTCGACAAGCTGACCGTCATCAAAGGACCGCAGAGCGTGCTCTGGGGCCCGGGGGCTTCGGCGGCAACGATCCTGTTCGAGCGTGAGCCGGAGCAGTTCAGCGAACCGGACTATCGCATCAACGCCAGCCTGCTGACCGGCTCCAACGGCCGCTTCGACCGCAATATCGATGCCGCGGCGGGCAGCGAGCAGGGCTACGCGCGGCTGATGGCCAACAGCTCTCAGGCCGACGATTACGAGGATGGCAACGGCGACACCGTGCCGTCGCGCTACGACAAGTGGAACACCGATGTCGCGCTGGGCTGGACGCCGGATGCCGACACGCTCGTTGAACTGACCGCCGGGCGCGGCGACGGCTATGCGCGCTATGCCGGACGCGGCATGGACGGCAGCCAGTTCCAGCGCGAAAGCCTGGGGCTGCGCTTCAAGAAGACCGATATCGGCGAAACGTTCTACGGGCTGGAGGCGCAGGTCTACTACAACTACGCCGATCACATCATGGACAACTTCAGCCTGCGCAGTCCGGGCGGAATGATGCCGAATCCGACGCTTTCGCGGGTCGATCGTCGCACCGTCGGTGGGCGTCTGGTCGGCACCTGGCAGTGGACCGATGTCGAGCTCAAGGCCGGTGTCGATGCGCAGCGCAGCGAACACCGTAAGGTGATGGATCCGACCAAGGCCGTTAACCAAATGGTGCTCGCGGCCGGTAGCGGCGCTCTGCCGTGGGTACCGGATGCGATGCTGCACAGTTATGGACTGTTTGGCGAGCTGACCTGGGATATCACCGACACTCAAAAGGTGGTCAGTGGCGTACGGGTAGATCTGCACGAGGCCGAGGATCAGCGCGAATTTTTCAATAGCCACGATCCGTCCAGCATGCCGATGGTCAAGCGTGACTGGGCTAACCCCACCGCCGGCGAAACCCGCCGCGATACGCTGTACAGCGGCTTCGTGCGTTACGAGGAGGAGCTGACCAGCCTGCCGGCCACCTGGTATGCCGGGCTTGGCCACGCGCAGCGCTTCCCCGACTACTGGGAGCTGTTCGTCTCCAATCCGGGGCCGGTCGGCACCGTGCAGCCGTTCGACTCCGTGCGTCCGGAAAAGACCACGCAGCTGGACGTCGGTCTGCAGTACGCCAAGGGGCCGCTGGAGGCCTGGGTATCCGCCTACGCCGGAGTGGTCGAGGACTACATCCTGTTCAGCTATGTGCCTGGGGTGATGCCGGGAATGATGCGCGCCGATGTCAGCAACATCGACGCCACCATCGCCGGTGCCGAGGCGGGTGCAAGCTACCGTTTCACCAGCAACTGGAAGGGTGATGCCAGCCTGGCCTACGCCTGGGGCAAGAACCGCAGCGATGATCGTGCCATGCCGCAGATCCCGCCGCTGGAAGGACGTCTGGGCCTGACCTACGAACGTGACAACTGGAGCACCAGTGGTCTCTGGCGTGTGGTGGCTTCGCAGGGCCGGGTCGCCGAAAACCAGGGTACGGTGGTCGGCAAGGACTTCGACGAGAGTTCGGGTTTCGGGGTATTGGCGGTCAACGGTGCCTATCGGCTGAACAAGAACTTCAAGTTCAGCACCGGCATCGACAACCTCCTGGACAAGAACTACAGCGAGCACCTCAACCTGGCCGGCAGCGCGGGCTTCGCCGATTACGGGCTCGATCCGACTACACGGGTCAACGAGCCGGGGCGCACCTACTGGGCGCGCGTCGACATGAGTTTCTGA